The following coding sequences are from one Nodularia sp. LEGE 06071 window:
- a CDS encoding glycoside hydrolase 100 family protein, producing MEREEVVIVDDLEKQAWEILEKSIIYYQGRPVGTSATYDFSQSALNHDHCFIRDFASSALLFLIKGKYDIVRNFLEETLKLQPKNNKFDAYIPGQGLIPGSFKVVSKDGDESLEADFGEQAIARVTPVDSCLWWIIILHAYVKATKDISFALQPEFQQGIMLIMELCLATRFDMYPTLLVPDGACMIYRRMGIYGYPLEIQALFYAALRAARKLLICAGDEEIVIGIDNRLPLLRDHIRHHYWIDMKRLNVIYRFKGEEYGESAVNQFNIYPDSIPYANLAMWLPKHGGYLAGNVGPSQLDTRFFALGNMMAIISSLASEQQSQAIMNLIEEQWDDLVGDMPMKICFPSVEKDEYRIFTGCDPRNIPWSYHNGGSWPVLLWSLVAAAQKTGRMDIAKRALEIAETRLSKDNWPEYYDGTRGLLIGKEARRYQTWTISGFLLAKELMRNPAHLALISFAQFDLENASQSCEL from the coding sequence ATGGAAAGAGAGGAAGTAGTAATAGTTGATGATTTAGAGAAACAGGCTTGGGAAATCTTAGAAAAGTCGATTATTTACTACCAAGGTCGTCCTGTGGGGACAAGTGCTACCTATGATTTTTCGCAAAGCGCGTTAAACCATGACCATTGTTTTATCAGGGATTTTGCATCGTCAGCTTTACTTTTTCTGATCAAAGGTAAATATGATATTGTTAGGAATTTTCTAGAAGAAACTTTAAAGTTACAGCCTAAAAACAACAAATTTGATGCTTATATACCTGGACAAGGTTTGATACCAGGTAGCTTCAAAGTTGTATCAAAGGATGGTGACGAATCTTTAGAAGCGGATTTTGGTGAACAAGCGATCGCTAGAGTTACACCTGTTGATTCTTGTCTGTGGTGGATTATTATCCTACACGCTTATGTCAAAGCTACAAAAGATATAAGTTTCGCCTTGCAACCGGAATTTCAGCAAGGAATCATGTTAATCATGGAACTCTGCTTGGCGACAAGATTTGATATGTATCCCACGCTGTTAGTTCCAGATGGGGCTTGCATGATTTATCGGCGGATGGGTATCTATGGATATCCTTTGGAAATTCAAGCACTATTTTATGCAGCGTTGCGGGCAGCGCGGAAGTTGCTGATTTGTGCAGGTGATGAAGAAATTGTCATCGGGATTGATAACCGCTTACCTCTATTAAGAGATCATATTCGTCATCACTATTGGATTGATATGAAGCGATTGAATGTGATTTATCGCTTTAAGGGTGAAGAATACGGAGAGTCAGCAGTTAATCAATTTAATATATATCCTGATTCCATTCCCTATGCTAATTTAGCTATGTGGTTGCCTAAACACGGTGGTTATCTAGCAGGTAATGTTGGTCCGTCGCAATTAGATACTCGTTTTTTTGCACTGGGAAATATGATGGCGATTATTTCCTCTCTGGCGAGTGAACAGCAATCCCAAGCCATTATGAATCTGATTGAGGAACAGTGGGATGATTTGGTGGGAGATATGCCGATGAAAATCTGTTTCCCATCTGTAGAAAAGGATGAATACAGAATTTTTACCGGATGTGACCCCAGAAATATCCCTTGGTCATACCATAATGGTGGTAGTTGGCCGGTGTTATTGTGGTCTTTAGTTGCTGCGGCGCAAAAAACAGGTAGAATGGATATTGCTAAACGCGCTTTGGAAATAGCCGAAACACGTCTGAGTAAAGATAATTGGCCCGAATATTACGATGGTACGCGGGGGCTATTAATTGGTAAGGAAGCGAGAAGATATCAAACTTGGACAATTTCCGGCTTTCTATTGGCTAAAGAATTGATGCGAAACCCGGCGCATTTAGCATTAATCAGTTTTGCACAGTTTGATTTAGAGAATGCTTCACAGTCTTGTGAGTTGTAA
- a CDS encoding glycoside hydrolase 100 family protein — MPINELLTDENIEEQAWRALEKSILYYQGRPIGTLAAYDPSVEALNYDQCFVRDFVSSALIFLIKGRTDIVRNFLEETLKLQPKERELDAYKPGRGLIPASFKVVVENGEEHLEADFGEHAIARVTPVDSCLWWIILLRAYVVATKDYSIAYQPDFQNGIRLIIEICLANRFDMYPTLLVPDGACMIDRRMGIYGHPLELQVLFYAALRGAREMLVCKGNQDIVAAIDNRLPLLCSHIRQHYWIDINRLNAIYRFRSEEYGKGAVNLFNIYVDSLPYYELDKWLPRKGGYLAGNVGPSQLDTRFFALGNLMAIISDLATEDQSQAIMNLIEERWDDLVGDMPMKICFPALESEEYRIVTGCDPKNIPWSYHNAGSWPVLMWMFAAAAVKTNRTGLARRTIEIAKARLSEDEWPEYYDGKKGRLIGKQARKYQTWTIAGFLLAKELMDNPNYLPLVSFDELPPEAVSRACEFEIGSVEPYLPR, encoded by the coding sequence ATGCCAATAAATGAACTACTAACAGATGAGAATATAGAAGAACAAGCATGGCGAGCGCTAGAGAAGTCAATTCTCTATTATCAAGGTCGCCCCATTGGGACTTTAGCGGCCTATGATCCATCTGTAGAAGCACTTAATTATGACCAGTGTTTTGTCCGGGATTTTGTCTCTTCAGCGTTAATTTTTCTGATCAAAGGTAGAACAGATATTGTTCGGAATTTTCTGGAAGAAACATTAAAGTTACAGCCTAAAGAAAGAGAATTAGATGCTTATAAGCCTGGGCGCGGGTTAATTCCAGCTAGCTTTAAAGTTGTAGTAGAAAATGGAGAGGAACATTTAGAAGCAGATTTTGGGGAACACGCGATCGCCAGAGTCACCCCAGTGGATTCTTGTCTATGGTGGATTATTTTGTTGCGCGCTTATGTAGTCGCCACAAAGGATTATTCCATCGCCTATCAACCTGATTTCCAAAACGGTATCCGGTTAATTATCGAAATCTGCTTGGCTAATCGCTTTGATATGTACCCGACGCTGTTGGTTCCCGATGGCGCTTGTATGATTGACCGTCGTATGGGTATTTATGGTCATCCTCTAGAACTTCAGGTTTTATTCTATGCGGCTTTGCGTGGGGCGCGGGAGATGCTGGTTTGTAAGGGTAATCAGGATATAGTCGCCGCAATTGATAACCGCTTACCGCTTTTATGCTCTCACATTCGCCAGCATTATTGGATTGATATTAATCGCCTCAATGCAATTTATCGCTTCCGGAGTGAAGAATATGGCAAAGGCGCAGTGAATCTATTTAATATCTATGTAGACTCTCTTCCCTATTACGAATTAGACAAATGGCTACCGAGAAAAGGTGGTTATTTAGCTGGTAATGTTGGTCCATCGCAGTTAGACACGCGTTTCTTTGCACTGGGTAACTTGATGGCGATTATTTCCGATTTAGCCACCGAAGACCAGTCACAAGCAATTATGAATTTGATTGAGGAACGATGGGACGATTTGGTGGGAGATATGCCGATGAAAATCTGTTTTCCAGCTTTAGAAAGCGAAGAATACAGAATTGTTACAGGATGTGACCCTAAAAATATTCCTTGGTCATATCATAATGCTGGAAGTTGGCCGGTATTAATGTGGATGTTTGCCGCCGCAGCTGTAAAAACTAACAGAACTGGTTTAGCCAGAAGGACTATTGAAATTGCCAAAGCTCGGTTGAGTGAAGATGAATGGCCAGAATATTATGACGGTAAGAAAGGGCGACTAATTGGCAAACAAGCCAGGAAATATCAAACTTGGACAATTGCTGGTTTCTTGTTGGCAAAAGAACTCATGGATAATCCCAATTATTTACCGTTAGTGAGTTTTGATGAATTACCGCCTGAAGCAGTTTCCCGCGCCTGTGAGTTTGAAATTGGCAGTGTAGAACCTTACTTACCTCGATAG
- a CDS encoding DnaJ domain-containing protein produces MNPVPKTGAAFIAGGSIAGAGISSKVGGIGIVGGFGGVGIGVTPVVAAGAVAGAAVYGAFQAITEGDVAAYGAMGIGAVGGAGVASVVGGMGFVAPKVGLAFGIGAVPMAGIGAVVGLAAYGIAKMLDESQVQETPFELLERMEEKVLQMDYYSAALMELNGENIEQKFAALEIETEFQALKAKVKNQVDPPKSPPPKVEPKIASQTNQSPETWRCVQTLKGHSAAVNALAISPDGQTFISGSNDRTVYLWNLNTGKWLYTFYGQAEAVLSVAISPHGKQIISGSVDRKISSWQLDTKQYNRTFSYLNSPYSHNGFVNSLIYSSDGRIIASASTDKTIRIWGGYTGTLKRTLNGHTHTVYSVAISPDSQIIVSSSQDKTIRIWDLQTGRQRCVLTQHSAANTVIISPDGQTLISGSEDNTIKLWNLHTGELSCTLTGHITAVLSLAIHPNGKTLASSSRDGIIQLWNLQTGEVIQTLTGFSPVAFSPDGKTLLSGGKGGVIKIWRQIQSDDKLTDVLSGEWWEVLGVDKGADSENVKSAFHRLARLYHPDINSSFSAKASMQAINRAYQQYKIQNLTSNPSTW; encoded by the coding sequence TCCTCAAAAGTTGGCGGAATCGGAATTGTCGGCGGCTTTGGCGGTGTAGGAATTGGGGTAACTCCCGTAGTTGCGGCTGGCGCTGTGGCCGGTGCGGCTGTTTATGGTGCATTCCAAGCCATTACAGAGGGAGATGTAGCCGCATACGGTGCAATGGGTATTGGTGCAGTTGGTGGTGCTGGGGTGGCTAGCGTCGTCGGTGGAATGGGATTTGTTGCACCAAAAGTCGGTTTAGCATTTGGTATTGGTGCAGTCCCGATGGCGGGAATTGGTGCAGTGGTGGGACTCGCTGCTTATGGTATCGCCAAAATGTTAGACGAATCTCAAGTTCAAGAAACTCCCTTTGAGCTTTTGGAACGGATGGAAGAAAAAGTCTTACAGATGGATTACTATTCCGCCGCACTCATGGAGTTAAATGGTGAAAATATTGAGCAAAAATTTGCGGCTTTGGAAATTGAGACTGAGTTCCAAGCACTGAAAGCGAAGGTGAAAAACCAAGTTGATCCTCCTAAATCTCCACCTCCCAAAGTTGAACCCAAAATTGCATCTCAAACAAACCAAAGTCCTGAAACTTGGAGATGTGTACAAACTCTTAAAGGTCACTCAGCAGCAGTTAATGCTTTAGCTATTTCTCCTGATGGTCAAACTTTCATTAGTGGGAGTAATGATAGAACAGTTTATTTGTGGAATTTAAACACTGGCAAATGGTTATATACTTTTTATGGACAAGCCGAAGCAGTTTTATCTGTGGCTATCAGTCCTCATGGTAAGCAAATTATTAGCGGTAGTGTAGACCGGAAAATTAGCAGTTGGCAATTAGATACAAAACAATATAATCGGACATTTTCTTATTTAAATTCTCCCTATAGTCATAATGGCTTTGTTAACTCACTTATTTACAGTTCTGATGGCAGAATAATTGCTAGTGCTAGTACAGATAAAACTATCAGAATTTGGGGAGGTTATACAGGAACTCTCAAACGTACTTTGAATGGACATACTCATACAGTATATTCTGTGGCTATTAGTCCCGACAGTCAGATTATTGTTAGTAGCAGTCAAGATAAAACTATCAGGATTTGGGATTTACAAACTGGTAGACAACGCTGTGTTTTAACTCAACATTCAGCAGCAAATACAGTCATTATTAGTCCTGACGGTCAAACTCTTATTAGTGGAAGCGAAGACAACACAATTAAGCTGTGGAATCTCCATACTGGCGAATTAAGCTGTACTTTGACTGGACACATAACGGCGGTTCTTTCGCTGGCTATTCACCCCAACGGAAAAACCCTCGCCAGTAGCAGTAGAGACGGTATAATTCAACTTTGGAATTTACAAACTGGTGAAGTAATTCAAACTCTAACTGGGTTTAGTCCCGTTGCTTTTAGTCCAGATGGTAAAACCCTATTAAGTGGAGGGAAAGGTGGTGTAATTAAAATTTGGCGACAAATCCAAAGTGATGATAAATTGACAGATGTCTTGTCTGGGGAATGGTGGGAAGTCTTAGGTGTCGATAAAGGCGCTGATTCTGAAAATGTCAAGTCTGCTTTTCATCGATTAGCCAGATTGTATCATCCTGATATTAACAGTTCTTTCAGTGCTAAAGCCTCAATGCAAGCAATTAATCGAGCATATCAGCAATATAAAATACAGAACCTCACCTCCAACCCTTCTACTTGGTAA